A genome region from Alphaproteobacteria bacterium includes the following:
- the rnc gene encoding ribonuclease III — protein sequence MAGYSKVSTPSDKQAALEAEIGYKFKNSTLLDMALTHSSLPKSQHNNERLEFLGDRVLALAIAELLYTNFPNEREGDLAKRLTAVVQQAALAEVAEGLKLSSYVRLSVGEIKAGGSKKDAIMSDAVEALIGAIYLDGGYDPACRFVRARWEPMLATFNVPPEDAKTRLQEWAQSRGLPLPEYVVVARAGEDHKPQFDVEVRVKGLESLMASSTSKRGAEKAAAAKMLARIDAGSAT from the coding sequence ATGGCCGGATATTCAAAAGTGTCAACTCCCTCTGACAAGCAGGCCGCCCTGGAGGCGGAAATCGGGTATAAATTCAAAAACAGCACCCTGCTGGACATGGCGCTGACTCATTCCAGCCTGCCCAAAAGCCAGCATAACAACGAACGCCTTGAATTTCTGGGTGACCGCGTGCTGGCGCTCGCGATCGCCGAACTGCTTTACACAAATTTCCCCAATGAGCGCGAAGGCGATTTAGCAAAACGCCTGACCGCCGTCGTGCAGCAGGCCGCATTGGCCGAAGTTGCGGAGGGGTTGAAGCTCAGCAGCTATGTGCGCCTGTCGGTCGGCGAGATCAAGGCCGGCGGCAGCAAGAAAGACGCGATCATGTCGGACGCGGTCGAGGCGCTGATCGGCGCGATCTACCTCGACGGCGGCTATGATCCCGCCTGCCGTTTCGTGCGGGCGCGGTGGGAACCGATGCTGGCGACCTTCAACGTGCCGCCCGAGGATGCGAAAACAAGGCTGCAGGAATGGGCGCAGAGCCGCGGCCTGCCCCTTCCCGAATATGTCGTGGTCGCGCGCGCGGGCGAAGACCACAAGCCGCAGTTTGATGTCGAGGTGCGTGTAAAGGGACTGGAATCCCTGATGGCATCCTCCACCTCCAAGCGCGGCGCGGAAAAAGCGGCGGCGGCAAAAATGCTGGCGCGCATCGACGCGGGGAGCGCGACATGA
- the lepB gene encoding signal peptidase I has product MEQENAADITVSADTAAPKPKEKDDAVELLKAMAFAAAIALIIRSFLFEPFNIPSGSMFPSLLVGDYLFVKKWTYGYSQYSFPLDAVPMNGRIMAGTPERGDVVVFRQPKREGVDYIKRIIGLPGDKIQVTEGRLYINGVMVPRQNEGTETYETEGRPFQFTRYIETLPNGVKHFIYEISDHESLDNTPEFTVPEGHYFAMGDNRDQSLDSRVEQELGPVPAKNLIGPASFIFFSTEGIGDKCVYTGVFAAIQSTGCKAVEYVKAIRYGRIFKSVNSL; this is encoded by the coding sequence ATGGAACAGGAAAACGCGGCCGACATCACCGTGTCCGCCGATACAGCGGCGCCAAAGCCGAAGGAAAAAGACGACGCAGTCGAACTTTTGAAGGCGATGGCCTTTGCCGCGGCAATCGCGCTTATCATCCGCTCCTTCCTGTTCGAGCCGTTCAATATCCCGTCGGGGTCCATGTTCCCGTCGCTGCTGGTCGGCGACTACCTGTTCGTCAAAAAATGGACATACGGGTACAGCCAGTATTCTTTTCCGCTGGATGCCGTTCCCATGAATGGCCGCATCATGGCAGGTACGCCAGAGCGCGGCGATGTTGTCGTGTTCCGCCAGCCCAAACGCGAAGGCGTCGATTACATCAAGCGCATCATCGGCCTGCCCGGCGACAAGATCCAAGTGACCGAAGGGCGGTTGTACATCAACGGCGTGATGGTGCCGCGCCAGAACGAAGGCACGGAAACCTATGAAACCGAAGGCCGCCCGTTCCAGTTCACGCGCTATATCGAAACGCTGCCGAACGGCGTGAAGCATTTCATCTATGAGATCTCCGACCATGAATCGCTCGACAATACGCCGGAATTCACGGTGCCGGAGGGGCATTATTTCGCGATGGGCGACAACCGCGACCAGTCGCTCGACAGCCGTGTGGAACAGGAACTGGGCCCCGTCCCTGCGAAAAACCTGATCGGCCCCGCATCGTTCATCTTCTTCTCGACCGAAGGCATCGGCGATAAATGCGTTTATACCGGTGTGTTTGCCGCGATACAATCAACTGGCTGCAAGGCCGTCGAATACGTCAAGGCCATCCGCTATGGCCGGATATTCAAAAGTGTCAACTCCCTCTGA
- a CDS encoding TIGR00266 family protein, translating to MKCEIMGDSAFPLLRVTFSEGENIKAESGAMVAMSTNIKLTGKADGGIGKAIGRMFSGESFFMQQLESQGGAGWALLAASTPGEIATIDLQQGEQLSVQKGGYLAATSGIQVSTKMQGLFKGMLSGQGFFIVKIGGQGTVFLSTYGSIYPMVLGQGEVVHIDNGHLVAWDSHMPYEIVKGGAGWISSMTSGEGLGCRFQGPGRVWIQTRNPQQLVGWLYPMFPQRSGSG from the coding sequence ATGAAATGCGAAATTATGGGCGACAGCGCGTTTCCGCTGCTGCGCGTCACGTTTTCCGAAGGCGAGAATATCAAGGCTGAATCCGGCGCGATGGTCGCGATGTCCACGAACATCAAGCTGACCGGCAAGGCCGATGGCGGCATCGGCAAGGCGATCGGCCGCATGTTCTCCGGCGAAAGCTTCTTTATGCAGCAGCTGGAATCGCAAGGCGGCGCGGGCTGGGCGTTGCTGGCGGCCTCCACCCCCGGCGAAATCGCCACGATCGATTTGCAGCAGGGCGAACAGCTGTCGGTGCAAAAGGGCGGTTACCTTGCCGCCACCAGCGGCATCCAGGTTTCGACCAAGATGCAGGGCTTGTTCAAGGGCATGCTTTCGGGGCAGGGCTTCTTCATCGTCAAAATCGGCGGGCAGGGCACGGTGTTCCTGTCCACCTACGGCTCGATCTACCCGATGGTGCTGGGTCAGGGCGAGGTTGTGCATATCGACAACGGTCATCTGGTCGCATGGGATTCCCATATGCCCTATGAAATCGTCAAAGGCGGCGCGGGCTGGATTTCATCCATGACCTCGGGCGAAGGCCTCGGTTGCCGCTTTCAGGGCCCGGGGCGCGTCTGGATCCAGACGCGCAACCCGCAGCAGCTGGTCGGATGGCTCTATCCGATGTTCCCGCAGCGCAGCGGTTCCGGCTAG
- a CDS encoding bifunctional (p)ppGpp synthetase/guanosine-3',5'-bis(diphosphate) 3'-pyrophosphohydrolase, protein MIRQYELIEMVKAYDPGMDEDIVNRAYVYAMKMHGSQTRASGDLYFSHPLEVAGILTEMKMDTASVCTALLHDTVEDTEATIEEIHKLFGEEIAKLVDGVTKLSKIEFQSAQEKQAENFRKLVLAMSEDIRVLLVKLSDRLHNMRTLFHIPKPEKRKRIAVETIEIYAPLAERIGIHKIKEELEDLSFAEINGEARDSIKTRLNFLRAEGGEAVVSRIIEELQKRLKEAGLEATVYGREKTPYSIWKKMQRKNISFEQLSDIMAFRIQVSNVSECYHALGIIHGLYPTVPGRFKDYISLAKPNGYRSLHTTVIGPENHRIEVQIRTADMHEEAELGVAAHWSYKQGDGGKNKEGRQFRWLRELMDIVEHAQKPEEFLENTKLELYQDQVFCFTPNGDLIALPRGATPVDFAYAVHSDLGDKTVGAKVNGRIVPLNTALGNGDQIEITTSKSQTPSPNWERFVVTGKAKSRIRRFMRMQQRDEYMDLGKKMLEKVLKQEGHDFNERDFSGEIYRQFKTENLEDLLTGVGSGNVAAREVFYALHPAQKPSNLGPPPMQIQNFVVPEKKTHQKGKAPPMPIKGLIPGMALHFARCCHPLPGDRIVGIVTTGKGVTIHTIDCDTLESFADTPERWLDVSWEDGEDTPESHVGRLLITIANEPGALGTLSTVIGKNGGNITNLKITNRSLDFWDMIIDVWVRDTRHLSDIIAALRGTPEITTVNRARSR, encoded by the coding sequence TTGATACGGCAATACGAACTGATCGAAATGGTGAAGGCTTACGATCCGGGCATGGACGAAGATATCGTCAACCGGGCCTATGTGTATGCCATGAAAATGCATGGCTCGCAGACGCGCGCGTCGGGCGACCTTTATTTCTCCCACCCGCTCGAGGTTGCCGGCATCCTGACGGAAATGAAGATGGATACGGCATCCGTCTGCACGGCGCTTTTGCACGATACCGTCGAAGATACCGAAGCAACGATCGAGGAAATCCACAAGCTGTTCGGCGAAGAAATCGCCAAGCTGGTCGACGGCGTGACCAAGCTGTCTAAAATCGAATTCCAGTCGGCGCAGGAAAAACAGGCGGAAAATTTCCGCAAACTTGTATTGGCCATGTCGGAAGACATCCGCGTGCTGCTGGTAAAACTCAGCGACCGCCTGCATAACATGCGCACGCTATTCCACATCCCGAAACCGGAAAAACGCAAGCGTATTGCGGTCGAGACAATTGAAATCTACGCGCCGCTGGCGGAACGCATCGGCATCCATAAAATCAAGGAAGAGCTGGAGGATTTGAGCTTCGCTGAAATCAACGGCGAAGCACGCGACAGCATCAAGACGCGCCTGAACTTCCTGCGCGCCGAAGGCGGCGAGGCGGTCGTCAGCCGCATCATCGAAGAACTGCAAAAACGCCTGAAGGAAGCGGGGCTGGAGGCCACGGTCTACGGCCGCGAAAAGACGCCCTATTCCATCTGGAAAAAGATGCAGCGCAAGAATATCAGCTTCGAACAGCTGTCGGATATCATGGCGTTCCGCATCCAGGTGTCGAACGTGTCCGAATGCTATCACGCGCTTGGCATCATTCACGGCCTGTACCCGACCGTGCCGGGGCGGTTCAAGGATTACATTTCGCTGGCGAAACCGAACGGCTACCGCTCGCTGCACACGACCGTCATCGGCCCCGAAAACCACCGGATCGAGGTGCAGATCCGCACCGCCGACATGCACGAGGAAGCCGAGCTTGGCGTTGCCGCCCACTGGTCATACAAACAAGGCGACGGCGGCAAGAACAAAGAAGGCCGCCAGTTCCGCTGGCTGCGCGAATTGATGGATATCGTCGAGCACGCGCAAAAGCCCGAAGAATTCCTCGAAAACACCAAGCTTGAACTTTATCAGGACCAGGTGTTCTGCTTTACGCCAAACGGCGACCTGATCGCGCTGCCCAGAGGCGCGACGCCTGTCGATTTCGCCTATGCCGTCCATTCCGACCTTGGCGACAAGACCGTCGGCGCAAAGGTCAACGGGCGCATCGTGCCGCTCAACACCGCGCTTGGCAACGGCGACCAGATCGAGATCACGACATCAAAATCGCAGACACCCAGCCCCAACTGGGAACGCTTCGTCGTCACCGGCAAGGCGAAGTCCCGCATCCGTCGCTTCATGAGGATGCAGCAGCGCGACGAATACATGGATCTTGGCAAAAAAATGCTGGAGAAGGTGCTCAAGCAGGAAGGCCATGATTTCAACGAACGCGATTTCAGCGGCGAGATTTACCGCCAGTTCAAGACCGAAAACCTCGAAGACCTGCTGACGGGCGTCGGCTCGGGCAATGTCGCCGCGCGCGAAGTGTTCTATGCCCTGCATCCGGCGCAAAAGCCCAGCAACCTCGGCCCGCCGCCGATGCAGATCCAGAACTTCGTGGTGCCGGAAAAGAAAACCCACCAGAAGGGCAAAGCGCCGCCGATGCCCATCAAGGGGCTCATCCCCGGCATGGCGCTGCATTTCGCGCGCTGCTGCCACCCGCTGCCGGGCGACCGCATCGTCGGCATCGTCACGACCGGCAAGGGTGTGACGATCCACACCATCGACTGCGACACGCTTGAATCATTTGCCGACACGCCGGAACGCTGGCTGGATGTATCGTGGGAAGACGGCGAAGACACGCCGGAATCGCATGTCGGCCGTTTGCTGATCACCATCGCCAATGAACCCGGCGCGCTCGGCACGCTGTCGACCGTCATCGGCAAAAACGGCGGCAATATCACGAACCTGAAAATCACCAACCGCTCGCTTGACTTCTGGGACATGATCATTGACGTCTGGGTACGCGATACGCGGCATTTGTCCGATATCATCGCGGCATTGCGCGGCACCCCCGAAATCACCACCGTTAACCGCGCGCGGAGCCGTTGA
- a CDS encoding NYN domain-containing protein, translated as MKTNGNSQNFNFFYKEEKLAVFIDGANLYAAAKSLTFDIDYKRLLTFISGQSRLVRAFYYTALMEDQEYSPIRPLIDWLDYNGYTMVTKPAKEFTDATGRRKVKGNMDIELAIDMMELADHVDHIVLFSGDGDFRRLLESVQRKGVRTTVVSTIRTSPPMVADELRRQADHFVDLVDLMAHIERAAGERPAVTANQETAPEATVTSKIRA; from the coding sequence TTGAAAACCAACGGTAATTCGCAAAATTTCAATTTTTTCTATAAAGAAGAGAAGCTTGCAGTATTCATCGACGGCGCAAATTTGTATGCAGCCGCAAAAAGCCTGACTTTTGATATCGACTATAAACGCCTGCTGACCTTTATCTCGGGCCAAAGCCGTCTTGTACGCGCGTTCTATTATACGGCGCTGATGGAAGACCAGGAATACTCCCCTATTCGCCCCCTGATCGACTGGCTGGATTACAACGGCTACACGATGGTGACCAAGCCCGCGAAGGAATTCACGGATGCGACCGGTCGCCGCAAGGTGAAGGGCAATATGGATATCGAGCTGGCCATCGACATGATGGAACTGGCCGACCATGTCGATCATATCGTCCTGTTCTCGGGCGACGGCGATTTCCGCCGCCTGCTGGAATCGGTGCAGCGCAAAGGCGTGCGCACCACGGTGGTTTCCACCATCCGTACATCGCCCCCGATGGTGGCCGATGAACTGCGCCGCCAGGCCGACCACTTCGTCGATCTGGTCGATCTGATGGCGCATATCGAACGCGCGGCAGGCGAACGCCCCGCCGTCACCGCCAACCAGGAAACCGCACCGGAAGCGACCGTGACCAGCAAGATCCGCGCGTAA
- a CDS encoding DNA-directed RNA polymerase subunit omega yields the protein MARVTVEDCILKVPNRFELVLVSSQRAREINAGSALLVDRDNDKNPVISLREIADTDMSLDALRESLVKNHQKVIEVEEEGEDIIDVMEGEAEWAAVANQAAEGETETAGMHEDTGEDATEEAAADADAEGDEDLEMPAGEFDAGDLGDDDNN from the coding sequence ATGGCACGCGTTACAGTCGAAGACTGCATCCTGAAAGTTCCCAACAGATTCGAGCTGGTGCTTGTGTCTTCCCAGCGCGCCCGCGAAATCAACGCCGGTTCCGCCCTGCTGGTCGATCGCGACAACGACAAAAACCCCGTTATTTCTCTCCGCGAAATCGCCGACACCGATATGTCGCTGGACGCGCTGCGCGAAAGCCTCGTCAAGAATCACCAGAAAGTGATCGAAGTCGAGGAAGAAGGCGAAGACATCATCGACGTGATGGAAGGCGAAGCGGAATGGGCGGCGGTTGCCAACCAGGCTGCCGAAGGCGAAACGGAAACCGCCGGCATGCACGAAGACACCGGCGAAGACGCAACCGAAGAAGCTGCGGCTGATGCGGATGCCGAAGGCGACGAAGACCTTGAAATGCCTGCCGGTGAATTCGATGCCGGCGACCTGGGCGACGACGATAACAACTAA
- a CDS encoding holo-ACP synthase, which produces MIIGIGTDIASIDRISRVLGDHGARFTERCFAPEERARVEKQTDEKSRASGYAKRWAAKEACAKALGLGIREQIYLKDIAVVNDEAGRPSMALAGGAKDRLVELTPAGMTPRIDVSLSDDGGMALAFVVISAGNVA; this is translated from the coding sequence ATGATCATAGGCATCGGCACAGATATCGCCTCCATCGACCGCATCAGCCGTGTGCTGGGCGATCATGGCGCGCGTTTCACCGAACGCTGCTTCGCGCCCGAAGAACGCGCGCGCGTGGAAAAACAGACGGACGAAAAATCCCGTGCCTCCGGCTATGCCAAACGCTGGGCAGCAAAAGAGGCCTGTGCAAAGGCTTTGGGCCTTGGCATCCGCGAACAAATTTATTTGAAGGATATCGCCGTCGTGAATGACGAAGCGGGCCGCCCCTCGATGGCGCTTGCCGGTGGCGCGAAAGACAGGCTGGTGGAATTGACACCCGCCGGCATGACACCCCGCATCGACGTCTCGCTCAGTGACGACGGCGGCATGGCGCTGGCTTTCGTCGTTATCTCGGCGGGGAACGTCGCATGA